The following coding sequences lie in one Natrarchaeobius halalkaliphilus genomic window:
- a CDS encoding DUF2110 family protein produces the protein MVVLATKLYVDGDARERSLDSLRSLVTNEIGDLEVEFDLGVRHDEFPSVTIEGADATVARNVLREEFGEIVSDLESGETYVGTLESWDDDGFVLDAGQAVRIPTDELGLGPGSAEQIRERFGLVQHVPLAFVYGGDEPNEGTATPSRLTDAERDRLYEWTRGNGRLNVNCATRAEVRATLNRAGHAQDYVTVERLGLLEQSVVCTEDTDPPGLLASVGEYLPAELRCVVP, from the coding sequence ATGGTCGTACTCGCTACCAAACTGTACGTCGACGGCGACGCTCGCGAGCGGTCGCTCGATTCGCTTCGCTCGCTGGTCACCAACGAGATCGGCGACCTCGAGGTCGAGTTCGACCTGGGGGTTCGCCACGACGAGTTCCCGTCCGTCACGATCGAGGGTGCAGACGCCACCGTGGCCCGGAACGTCCTCCGCGAGGAGTTCGGAGAGATCGTTTCCGATCTCGAGTCCGGGGAAACGTACGTCGGCACGCTCGAGTCATGGGACGACGACGGGTTCGTTCTCGATGCCGGGCAGGCGGTTCGCATTCCGACCGACGAACTCGGTCTGGGGCCGGGATCGGCCGAACAGATACGCGAACGCTTCGGACTCGTCCAGCACGTCCCACTGGCGTTCGTTTACGGCGGCGACGAACCGAACGAGGGGACGGCGACTCCGAGTCGCCTGACCGACGCCGAACGTGATCGGCTGTACGAGTGGACCCGTGGCAACGGTCGGCTCAACGTCAACTGCGCCACGCGAGCGGAGGTTCGGGCCACGCTCAACCGTGCGGGCCACGCCCAGGACTACGTCACGGTCGAACGGCTGGGACTGCTCGAACAGAGCGTCGTCTGCACCGAGGACACCGATCCGCCGGGACTGCTCGCGAGCGTCGGTGAGTACCTCCCGGCCGAACTGCGGTGTGTCGTTCCGTAA
- a CDS encoding cobyrinic acid a,c-diamide synthase, producing the protein MKGFVVGGVSSGVGKTVATLAIGRALIDDGYAVQPAKAGPDFIDPSHHEAIAGRPSRTLDRWLEGTEGLRRNYHRGEGDVCVVEGVMGLYDGDGSSTAMVAEALDLPVVLVVDAKAGMESVAATALGFREYAETSGREIDVAGIVAQRAHGGRHEQGIRDALPADLEFFGRIPPNDDLEIPDRHLGLEMGGEAALPADALREAADSLETERLIEVASEPPTPSTNGRDESGRVDARVAVASDSAFCFRYPATIERFRERGEIVSFSPVAGDPVPECDGVYLPGGYPELHAADLESTGTLSELGALASDGLPVLGECGGLMAMSQSLTTAEGDRREMAGILPADVTMRDRYQALDHVELDALSGTLTAASGQRIRGHEFHYSSADIDGDARFAFETVRGDGIDGDHDGLTEYDSLGTYVHVHPESGAFDRFLETVESE; encoded by the coding sequence ATGAAGGGGTTCGTCGTCGGCGGCGTCAGCTCCGGCGTCGGCAAGACCGTCGCGACGCTCGCGATCGGACGGGCGCTGATAGACGACGGCTACGCGGTTCAACCCGCAAAAGCCGGTCCGGATTTTATCGATCCGAGCCACCACGAGGCGATCGCCGGTCGTCCCTCCCGGACGCTCGACCGGTGGCTCGAGGGAACCGAAGGGCTTCGACGTAACTACCACCGTGGCGAGGGCGACGTCTGCGTCGTCGAGGGCGTCATGGGACTGTACGACGGCGACGGCTCGAGCACTGCGATGGTGGCCGAGGCCCTCGACCTCCCGGTCGTCCTCGTCGTCGACGCCAAGGCGGGGATGGAAAGCGTCGCCGCGACGGCGCTCGGCTTTCGGGAGTACGCAGAGACGAGCGGTCGAGAGATCGACGTGGCGGGGATCGTCGCCCAGCGAGCCCACGGCGGCCGCCACGAGCAGGGGATCCGCGACGCGCTTCCCGCGGACCTCGAGTTCTTCGGTCGCATTCCGCCGAACGACGACCTCGAGATACCCGATCGACACCTCGGCCTCGAGATGGGCGGGGAGGCCGCGCTTCCGGCGGACGCGTTGCGGGAGGCCGCCGACTCGCTCGAGACCGAGCGGTTGATCGAGGTCGCGAGCGAGCCGCCGACGCCGTCGACGAACGGCCGCGACGAGTCCGGCCGCGTCGATGCCCGCGTCGCCGTCGCCAGCGATTCCGCCTTTTGCTTTCGGTATCCCGCGACGATCGAGCGGTTTCGCGAACGCGGCGAGATTGTGTCGTTCTCGCCGGTCGCGGGAGATCCGGTCCCGGAGTGCGACGGCGTCTACCTGCCGGGGGGGTACCCGGAACTCCACGCGGCGGACCTCGAGTCGACCGGGACGCTGTCCGAACTCGGTGCGCTCGCGAGCGACGGGCTTCCGGTCCTCGGGGAGTGCGGCGGACTGATGGCCATGAGTCAGTCGCTAACGACGGCCGAGGGCGACCGACGCGAGATGGCCGGTATCCTGCCCGCCGACGTAACCATGCGCGATCGCTACCAGGCGCTCGACCACGTCGAACTCGACGCGCTCTCTGGGACGCTCACCGCTGCCAGCGGCCAGCGAATTCGTGGCCACGAGTTTCACTACTCGAGCGCCGACATCGACGGGGACGCACGGTTCGCCTTCGAAACCGTCCGCGGCGACGGCATCGACGGTGACCACGACGGACTGACCGAGTACGACTCGCTCGGCACCTACGTCCACGTCCATCCCGAAAGCGGCGCATTCGACCGATTCCTCGAGACGGTCGAGTCCGAGTAA
- the tfe gene encoding transcription factor E, whose amino-acid sequence MAFEDLLEDPVIQKYLHELVGPKGMPVAAAPPDGEVTDEELAEELDLELNDVRRALFILYENDLASYRRLRDEDSGWLTYLWTFEYDNIPENLEEEMYRLTDALEQRQEYERNHEFYLCEICSIRFEFGEAMDFGFECPECGSPLESMDNDRLVDAMEGRLAALEDELNIDADA is encoded by the coding sequence ATGGCTTTTGAGGACCTGCTCGAGGATCCGGTAATCCAGAAGTACTTGCACGAGCTGGTCGGTCCCAAAGGGATGCCCGTCGCGGCAGCGCCGCCGGACGGGGAAGTGACCGACGAGGAGCTCGCGGAAGAACTCGATCTCGAGTTGAACGACGTGCGACGGGCGCTGTTTATCCTGTACGAGAACGATCTGGCCAGCTACCGTCGGCTGCGCGATGAGGATTCGGGCTGGCTCACCTACCTCTGGACGTTCGAGTACGACAACATCCCGGAGAACCTAGAAGAGGAGATGTACCGACTCACTGACGCGCTCGAACAGCGCCAGGAGTACGAACGAAATCACGAGTTTTATCTCTGTGAGATCTGTTCCATTCGCTTCGAGTTCGGTGAGGCGATGGACTTTGGCTTCGAGTGCCCCGAATGCGGCTCGCCGCTCGAGTCGATGGACAACGATCGTCTCGTCGACGCGATGGAGGGGCGACTCGCCGCACTCGAGGACGAACTCAACATCGACGCGGACGCCTAA
- a CDS encoding acyl-CoA dehydrogenase family protein: protein MELLDDSIVPEHAHDLKARAHEFAREWIEPHAQEHFRSGEYPHEILEAGQDAGLVAGDIPEKWGGNGFGLPELLAITEEFYRADAGIGLTLQLASFGCEITYEYGSDEQCEEYIRPVAAGEQLSGLAVSEPETGSDLAGMETTAEKDGDEYVLNGEKYWIGNGVEADWVTLYARTGDDENNRYGNHSMFIVPTDTDGYEAEHIPEKMAMRASKQAHITLEDCRVPEENLIGTEGAGFWMLAEFFNHGRVIVAGHGLGLAAAAIEEAWEFTHDREEFGRTINQFQAVQHGLADMLIDFEGARALTWRACEKVDRGESAGYWAAMAKTGATETAVSVSEQGMQFHGGRSILDERRIARVYRDARVPVIYEGANEVQRNLVYRQAP, encoded by the coding sequence ATGGAACTGCTCGACGACAGCATCGTTCCGGAGCACGCCCACGACCTCAAAGCGCGGGCTCACGAGTTCGCTCGAGAGTGGATCGAACCGCACGCACAGGAACACTTTCGATCGGGGGAGTATCCCCACGAGATACTCGAGGCGGGCCAGGATGCAGGTCTGGTCGCGGGGGATATCCCCGAGAAATGGGGCGGAAACGGCTTCGGTCTTCCGGAGTTGCTCGCGATCACCGAGGAGTTCTACCGGGCGGATGCGGGTATCGGCCTGACGCTCCAACTCGCGAGCTTCGGCTGTGAGATCACTTACGAGTACGGCTCAGACGAGCAATGCGAGGAGTACATCCGGCCGGTCGCGGCGGGCGAGCAGCTTTCGGGGCTCGCCGTCTCGGAACCGGAGACGGGAAGCGACCTGGCGGGCATGGAGACGACGGCGGAGAAAGACGGGGACGAGTACGTTCTCAACGGTGAGAAGTACTGGATCGGAAACGGCGTCGAGGCCGACTGGGTGACCCTCTACGCCCGAACCGGAGACGACGAGAACAACCGCTACGGCAATCACTCGATGTTCATCGTCCCGACCGACACCGACGGCTACGAGGCCGAACACATCCCGGAGAAGATGGCGATGCGCGCCTCGAAGCAGGCCCACATCACGCTCGAGGACTGCCGAGTTCCCGAGGAGAACCTGATCGGAACCGAGGGAGCAGGGTTCTGGATGCTGGCGGAGTTTTTCAATCACGGTCGCGTCATCGTGGCTGGCCACGGCCTCGGCCTGGCCGCAGCCGCGATCGAGGAGGCCTGGGAGTTTACCCACGACCGCGAGGAGTTCGGTCGAACGATCAACCAGTTTCAGGCCGTCCAGCACGGACTCGCGGACATGCTGATCGACTTCGAGGGCGCTCGAGCGCTCACCTGGCGCGCCTGTGAGAAGGTAGACCGAGGCGAGAGCGCCGGTTACTGGGCGGCGATGGCCAAAACGGGCGCGACCGAGACGGCGGTCTCCGTCTCCGAACAGGGCATGCAGTTTCACGGCGGACGGTCGATTCTCGACGAACGACGGATCGCCCGCGTCTATCGCGACGCTCGGGTTCCGGTGATCTACGAGGGTGCAAACGAGGTCCAGCGCAACCTCGTCTATCGACAGGCCCCCTGA
- a CDS encoding universal stress protein, with the protein MYDSILVATDGSDDATTAADHAVGLARRLEVPLYGIAVIESRIEYDNAIVDPAEIDRRRRERTDSSLSKLEKAADDVGVTVETTVRSGVPHEEILEYADDCDAGAIVVGSRGRSSFRRALLGSTVDAVVRLAVRPVIVIESED; encoded by the coding sequence ATGTACGACTCGATCCTCGTTGCGACCGACGGGAGCGACGACGCGACCACAGCGGCCGACCACGCCGTCGGCCTGGCGCGCCGACTCGAGGTTCCGCTGTACGGAATCGCCGTCATCGAGTCTCGAATCGAGTACGACAACGCAATCGTCGATCCGGCCGAGATCGACCGGCGACGGCGCGAACGGACAGACTCGTCGCTCTCGAAACTCGAAAAGGCAGCCGACGACGTGGGGGTGACGGTCGAAACGACGGTTCGATCCGGCGTTCCGCACGAAGAGATTCTCGAGTACGCCGACGACTGTGACGCGGGCGCGATCGTCGTCGGTTCGCGGGGTCGATCCTCGTTTAGACGGGCACTGTTAGGGAGTACCGTCGACGCGGTCGTCAGGCTCGCCGTACGTCCGGTGATCGTGATCGAAAGCGAGGACTAG
- a CDS encoding response regulator transcription factor, which produces MSDELRVLVVDDEARLADLFATWLEGEWSVDTAYDGEEALEKMSDTVEVVLLDRRMPGLSGDDVLKAIRDEGYNSRVVMVTAVDPDFDIIEMGFDDYLVKPVSKDELLEIVEEVTDRSEYESDILEYYALVSKKALLESEKAERELTANEEYQDLRGRIEELEARVDESVSGLSSHDDFVGAFQDLESEN; this is translated from the coding sequence ATGAGTGACGAGCTACGCGTACTCGTCGTCGACGACGAGGCCCGTCTCGCGGATCTATTTGCGACTTGGCTCGAGGGAGAGTGGAGCGTCGATACCGCATACGACGGTGAAGAAGCGCTCGAGAAGATGTCCGACACCGTCGAGGTCGTCCTGTTGGATCGGCGCATGCCGGGACTCTCGGGCGACGATGTCCTCAAAGCGATTCGAGACGAAGGCTACAACAGCCGGGTCGTTATGGTGACCGCCGTCGATCCCGACTTCGACATCATCGAGATGGGGTTCGACGACTACCTGGTCAAGCCGGTCTCGAAGGACGAGCTCCTCGAGATCGTCGAAGAAGTCACCGACCGTTCGGAGTACGAGTCGGACATCCTCGAGTACTACGCGCTCGTCTCGAAGAAGGCGCTGCTCGAGTCCGAAAAGGCAGAACGCGAGCTCACGGCCAACGAGGAATACCAGGATCTTCGCGGACGAATCGAAGAGCTCGAAGCGCGCGTCGACGAGAGCGTTTCGGGGCTTTCCTCTCACGACGATTTCGTCGGCGCGTTCCAGGATCTGGAATCCGAGAACTAG
- a CDS encoding amphi-Trp domain-containing protein, translated as MSETTSHDEDVSREEAADLLQELALELRDGGPAEVRVGNKMLTLTPDSVIEYGIDVEERSPMLGGDREQITVSLEWDVNHEEDR; from the coding sequence ATGAGCGAAACGACGAGCCACGACGAGGACGTCTCGCGTGAGGAGGCTGCCGATCTGCTCCAGGAACTCGCCCTCGAGTTACGCGACGGCGGGCCAGCGGAGGTTCGGGTCGGAAACAAGATGTTGACCCTGACGCCGGATTCGGTGATCGAGTACGGAATCGACGTCGAGGAGCGGTCCCCGATGCTCGGCGGAGACCGCGAGCAGATCACGGTCTCCCTCGAGTGGGACGTCAACCACGAGGAAGACCGCTAA
- a CDS encoding DUF7845 domain-containing protein, which produces MSARKFLRFQCHEFDAHFHLVREALKPYYALTDVRKNHDWATNGKPTGTFESGGETWRVCLDYDEQPILPWSDPSYRLETAYLYRIYFVCEDVDTLVRAARRVLERNDLTRAVTFGVETSVNVIRKGDE; this is translated from the coding sequence GTGAGCGCACGGAAGTTCCTCCGGTTCCAGTGCCACGAGTTCGACGCGCACTTTCACCTCGTGCGTGAGGCGCTGAAGCCGTACTACGCGCTCACGGACGTTCGGAAAAATCACGACTGGGCGACCAACGGGAAGCCGACCGGCACCTTCGAGAGCGGCGGCGAAACGTGGCGAGTGTGTCTCGACTACGACGAACAGCCCATTCTTCCGTGGTCAGACCCATCCTACCGCCTCGAGACGGCGTACCTGTACCGGATCTACTTCGTGTGCGAAGACGTCGACACGCTCGTCCGAGCGGCTCGTCGCGTCCTCGAGCGGAACGACCTGACTCGGGCGGTTACCTTCGGTGTCGAGACATCGGTGAACGTCATCCGGAAAGGCGACGAGTAA
- a CDS encoding PAS domain S-box protein, with protein MSRPRILCVSFDRSIRASITLSLTDAPVDVVIAHRPSDAITRLEEEAGTETSGNRSIDCVLIDGTTVESVPAIVEAVESETPGIPVFVYWETPDGGGASSDAVLTEAVSPIDGADASPRLVDVLTARIESRRTSGPDRHEHGIDGEPDGPPPVSESPESALRPAIGSERSDDDLEDVVDSVRRQLVDVRSPLTVERVLRESLTELDRFPFVWIGEYDRGEHEIVPWLAGSDDREWPLRRTFAIGDDVHPLLERVIRSRTLQVSQPIAHDPGEVPFGGRGTEQGIHAVAATPLATNDELYAVLVVYSVDPITDAEREAIRSVGRTASSVLDTIAVHGRLEQRERALQRYEQLVETAGDGMYVFDDQGHIMTVNDALVGMTGYSREGLLGEHASILIDDASVDAGLSTIRSLLENEDGKTTETVELTLETKDGATIPCEAQLAIIVRDETFLGSVGVVRDVTERKRRERELRERNERLDAFARIVSHDLRNPLSVSQGYVDIIDETESTEYVEHVRSGLDRMESIIEDVLAIARDGEWAAETDPVDLDAVAREAWDNVSTEQATLSIAETDTVEADRSRLLRLLENLFRNATEHATPGSGPEPTLDVRVGSLETGDKRSRGFFVEDDGSGIPTEVRETLFDPSVSSSPDGLGIGLWIVREVATGHGWSVAARESENGGARFEFRFDRD; from the coding sequence ATGAGCCGTCCCAGAATTCTGTGTGTGAGTTTCGATCGATCGATCCGGGCGTCGATCACGCTTTCGCTCACCGACGCGCCGGTCGACGTCGTGATCGCCCACCGCCCGTCGGACGCGATCACGCGCCTCGAGGAGGAGGCCGGAACGGAAACGAGCGGGAATCGATCGATCGACTGCGTCCTCATAGACGGAACCACGGTCGAGTCGGTTCCTGCGATCGTCGAAGCTGTCGAATCGGAAACGCCTGGAATCCCGGTCTTTGTCTACTGGGAAACACCCGATGGAGGCGGGGCCAGTTCCGACGCCGTGCTGACCGAGGCGGTTTCGCCAATCGACGGCGCGGACGCCTCGCCGCGACTCGTCGACGTTCTCACGGCTCGAATCGAATCGCGTCGGACGTCCGGGCCGGATCGACACGAACACGGTATCGACGGCGAGCCCGACGGGCCGCCCCCCGTCTCCGAGTCACCCGAATCGGCCCTGCGTCCCGCGATCGGATCAGAGCGATCGGACGACGATCTCGAGGACGTCGTCGATTCGGTTCGACGCCAGCTGGTCGACGTTCGATCTCCGCTCACGGTCGAACGCGTTCTGCGGGAGTCGCTCACCGAGCTCGATCGGTTTCCGTTCGTCTGGATCGGAGAGTACGACCGCGGTGAGCACGAGATCGTTCCCTGGCTGGCCGGTTCGGACGACCGAGAGTGGCCGCTCCGGCGGACGTTCGCGATCGGAGACGACGTCCATCCGCTGTTGGAGCGGGTAATACGCAGCCGTACACTTCAGGTCAGCCAGCCGATCGCACACGATCCCGGCGAGGTACCGTTCGGAGGACGTGGCACAGAACAGGGGATCCACGCCGTCGCGGCCACGCCACTGGCGACAAACGACGAGCTGTACGCCGTACTCGTCGTCTACTCGGTCGATCCAATCACGGATGCCGAACGGGAAGCGATCAGGTCGGTTGGCCGGACGGCGTCGTCCGTCCTCGATACCATCGCGGTTCACGGTCGGCTCGAGCAGCGCGAACGGGCGCTCCAGCGCTACGAACAGCTCGTCGAGACCGCGGGCGACGGTATGTACGTCTTCGACGATCAGGGTCACATCATGACGGTCAACGACGCACTCGTCGGGATGACCGGCTACAGCCGCGAGGGACTGCTCGGTGAACACGCGTCGATTCTGATCGACGACGCGAGCGTCGACGCCGGCCTGTCGACGATCCGATCCCTGCTCGAAAACGAGGACGGAAAGACGACCGAGACGGTCGAACTCACACTCGAGACGAAAGACGGAGCGACGATCCCCTGTGAGGCCCAGCTCGCGATAATCGTTCGAGACGAGACGTTTCTGGGGTCGGTCGGCGTCGTCCGAGACGTCACCGAACGAAAGCGAAGAGAGCGCGAACTCAGGGAGCGAAACGAGCGCCTCGACGCGTTCGCCCGGATCGTCAGCCACGACCTGCGAAATCCGCTCAGCGTCTCTCAGGGGTACGTCGACATCATCGACGAGACGGAGTCGACGGAGTACGTCGAACACGTCCGAAGCGGGCTCGACCGGATGGAGTCGATCATCGAGGACGTACTCGCCATCGCCCGAGACGGGGAGTGGGCCGCAGAGACCGATCCCGTCGATCTCGACGCGGTCGCACGGGAGGCATGGGACAACGTCTCCACCGAGCAAGCGACGCTTTCGATCGCAGAGACGGACACCGTCGAAGCCGATCGATCACGGCTCCTTCGATTGCTCGAGAACCTCTTTCGGAACGCGACCGAACACGCAACGCCCGGTAGCGGTCCCGAACCGACGCTCGACGTCCGGGTCGGATCGCTCGAGACGGGCGACAAGCGGTCTCGCGGCTTTTTCGTCGAGGACGACGGCAGCGGGATTCCGACGGAGGTTCGAGAGACGCTTTTCGATCCGTCGGTCTCGTCGTCGCCGGACGGCCTCGGGATCGGACTCTGGATCGTCAGAGAAGTCGCAACTGGCCACGGATGGTCGGTCGCCGCTCGTGAAAGCGAAAACGGTGGGGCGCGCTTCGAGTTTCGATTCGACCGGGACTAG
- a CDS encoding 3-hydroxyacyl-CoA dehydrogenase/enoyl-CoA hydratase family protein gives MDLEEINTIAVLGAGNMGHGITEVAAMAGYDVNMRDIKAEFVEDGYDQIEWSLNKLAEKDRLSREDADAALERVTPLVDMEAAVADADVVIEAVPEQMEIKEEVYRELEACAGDDALFVTNTSSLSITDLAEFTDRPERFCGMHFFNPPVRMQLVEVISGAETAEETLDVVEELAEEFGKTPVRVHRDSPGFIVNRILVPLMNEASWLVSDGEATIAEVDSTTKYELGLPMGTFELGDQVGNDISYHVLEYMHDVLGDAYEPAPLLEEKVENEELGKKTGAGFYDYENGDGVQIPTDEHSDLVETRLLATMANEAAKLIGGDVAPPESIDEAVKLGAGFPDGPVKLVDEYGLERLHSALEDAYEDTGHGRYEPADYLAERAAEGGFVDAGGDSDAVSFEAIRVEYPGEMVGHIAIDRQHRMNTISNEVLDELSTAIELLEDDDDVRAVLLTGAGEKAFSAGADVQSMAGSGGDPLEAQELSRRGQSTFGTLESSSMPVVAGIDGYCLGGGMELATCADIRIASERSEFGQPELNLGLIPGWGGTQRLRHIVGEGRAKEIILTAERYDAETMESYGFVNEVVDDDELSERAFELASELAAGPPIAHTFTKRAMAAGRDDVDAGLEYEASAFGHLMATDDLMEGITAFMGDGEPTFEGK, from the coding sequence ATGGATCTGGAAGAGATCAACACCATCGCAGTTCTCGGAGCGGGCAATATGGGCCACGGTATCACGGAGGTCGCTGCCATGGCTGGCTACGACGTGAACATGCGCGATATCAAAGCGGAGTTCGTCGAAGACGGCTACGACCAGATCGAGTGGTCGCTGAACAAACTTGCCGAAAAGGACCGACTCTCACGGGAGGACGCCGACGCTGCTCTCGAACGGGTTACGCCGCTCGTGGACATGGAGGCGGCCGTCGCCGACGCCGACGTCGTCATCGAGGCCGTGCCGGAGCAGATGGAGATCAAAGAGGAGGTCTATCGCGAACTCGAGGCGTGTGCTGGGGACGACGCGCTCTTCGTGACGAACACGTCCAGCCTCTCGATTACGGACCTCGCGGAGTTCACCGACCGCCCCGAGCGATTCTGTGGAATGCACTTTTTCAATCCGCCCGTCCGGATGCAACTCGTCGAGGTCATCTCGGGAGCGGAGACGGCCGAGGAAACGCTCGATGTCGTCGAAGAGCTCGCCGAGGAGTTCGGAAAGACGCCCGTTCGCGTTCACAGGGATTCGCCGGGATTCATCGTCAACCGTATTCTCGTCCCGCTGATGAACGAAGCGAGCTGGCTCGTCAGCGACGGTGAGGCGACCATCGCAGAAGTCGATTCGACCACGAAATACGAGCTGGGGCTGCCGATGGGCACGTTCGAACTCGGGGATCAGGTCGGCAACGACATCAGCTACCACGTCCTCGAGTACATGCACGATGTTCTCGGTGACGCCTACGAGCCAGCGCCGCTACTCGAGGAGAAAGTCGAGAACGAAGAGCTCGGCAAGAAAACGGGCGCGGGCTTCTACGACTACGAGAACGGCGACGGCGTCCAGATTCCGACGGACGAACACTCCGACCTCGTCGAAACGCGCCTGCTCGCGACGATGGCGAACGAGGCGGCAAAACTCATCGGCGGCGACGTTGCCCCGCCGGAGTCCATCGACGAGGCCGTCAAGCTCGGCGCCGGCTTTCCGGACGGACCGGTGAAACTCGTCGACGAGTACGGACTCGAGCGCCTCCACTCGGCGCTCGAAGACGCGTACGAGGACACCGGTCACGGACGCTACGAACCCGCCGACTACCTCGCGGAACGCGCGGCCGAGGGCGGCTTCGTCGACGCCGGTGGCGACTCCGATGCGGTCAGTTTCGAGGCGATCCGCGTCGAGTATCCGGGCGAGATGGTCGGTCACATCGCTATCGACCGACAACACCGAATGAACACCATCAGCAACGAGGTCCTCGACGAGCTTTCGACGGCGATCGAACTGCTCGAGGACGACGACGACGTCCGTGCCGTCCTCCTCACCGGAGCCGGCGAGAAGGCGTTCTCCGCCGGTGCGGACGTCCAGAGCATGGCCGGCAGCGGGGGAGACCCGCTCGAGGCACAGGAGCTCTCACGGCGAGGGCAGTCGACGTTCGGCACGCTCGAGTCCAGTTCGATGCCCGTCGTCGCCGGCATCGACGGCTACTGTCTCGGCGGCGGCATGGAGCTTGCGACCTGTGCTGACATTCGGATCGCGAGCGAGCGATCGGAGTTCGGACAGCCCGAACTCAATCTCGGCTTGATTCCCGGCTGGGGAGGGACGCAACGGTTGCGACACATCGTCGGGGAGGGACGAGCCAAAGAGATCATCCTCACCGCCGAACGCTACGACGCCGAAACGATGGAATCGTACGGCTTCGTCAACGAGGTCGTCGACGACGACGAACTCTCGGAGCGGGCGTTCGAACTCGCTTCGGAACTTGCAGCCGGACCGCCGATCGCCCACACGTTCACCAAGCGCGCGATGGCCGCCGGCCGCGACGACGTCGACGCCGGACTCGAGTACGAGGCGTCCGCGTTCGGTCATCTGATGGCAACTGACGATTTGATGGAAGGAATAACCGCGTTCATGGGCGACGGAGAGCCGACGTTCGAAGGAAAATAA
- a CDS encoding DUF5803 family protein, which produces MNRRLILASIVVVVFVGLAGCSMIFGGISDEDLDREAEYDDLRDADSDVVIDIEDGSLLSNSEFRAVYDLNETEEVTMYRSTFYQNQALEIHGVRYWYPNGTELTGSELDVDQSRSSTVVGVPDENGTLAVSGSSGTKTFQLPAFTHGSYEVTLPEGHRTSNFFLGNVNPSGYDREVIDDRERLTWEHVDSTVSLRFYQTRDIPLFLGLVAVVTVLGGTGIAYYYRQVKRLEKQREELGLDVEIEDDDDGPPPGLK; this is translated from the coding sequence ATGAACAGGCGGCTGATCCTCGCATCGATCGTGGTCGTTGTGTTCGTCGGTCTCGCAGGCTGTTCGATGATCTTCGGCGGCATCTCCGACGAGGACCTCGACCGCGAAGCGGAGTACGACGATCTGCGAGACGCCGATTCGGACGTCGTTATCGACATCGAGGACGGCAGCCTGCTCAGCAACAGCGAGTTCCGTGCGGTGTACGATCTGAACGAAACCGAAGAGGTGACCATGTACCGGTCGACGTTCTACCAGAACCAGGCGCTCGAGATCCACGGCGTCAGGTACTGGTATCCCAACGGAACCGAACTGACGGGCTCGGAACTGGACGTCGACCAGAGCCGCTCGAGTACGGTGGTCGGGGTTCCCGACGAGAACGGCACGCTCGCGGTTTCGGGGAGTAGTGGGACCAAGACGTTCCAGCTTCCGGCGTTCACCCACGGCAGCTACGAGGTCACGCTTCCGGAGGGACACAGAACGTCGAACTTCTTCCTCGGAAACGTCAACCCGAGCGGCTACGATCGTGAGGTCATCGACGACCGCGAACGACTGACCTGGGAGCACGTCGACAGCACGGTTTCGTTGCGATTCTACCAGACCAGAGATATCCCCCTCTTTTTGGGGCTCGTCGCGGTCGTGACCGTCCTCGGCGGAACCGGAATCGCCTACTACTACCGGCAGGTCAAGCGACTGGAAAAACAACGCGAGGAGCTGGGCCTCGACGTCGAAATCGAGGACGACGACGACGGCCCACCGCCCGGCCTCAAGTGA